One window of Vanessa cardui chromosome 5, ilVanCard2.1, whole genome shotgun sequence genomic DNA carries:
- the LOC124529660 gene encoding uncharacterized protein LOC124529660 gives MKPRTKAISNVKNNKVKRKMYSEENLQKALVEITKGMSKKLAARTFQVPRSTIQFRLKNPEHGCKPGPPTVLNNDEEAALVEWIKVSSQKGFPKRKDDLIKSVSQFLQKTNRASSFKNGEKWFKLFLARHPTLAFRTPEAVTTASSTVSENDVRGWFRQINDYFIENNLLHILSEPDRVLNGDETNFVLCPKTGLVLSSKGEKNVYEVNHAQAKTSLTVMFTFSAAGKLTPPMVIFPNKRLPAEITSKIPEDWGVGLSENGWMNTDIFFDYIKNVLHPHLVKNGTKFPVILFVDGHKSHLTYNVSELCSSLQIVLIALYPNCTRLLQPADVAAFKPLKTEWQKSVLEWRRTNPSQALTKNQFVPLLKDTIEKSIKPQTIINGFRATGICPWDENAVDYSKCLGTKCIKMSNSSDITREKDKLLSKEDFVKLVGNNNIDCIEKGELTSEESIVLIKKIWNFFSSSANISSNQQQNLDVEPELINNVEDFNNNLEIENMQIFINDCPNSIVESEESKLHPISEEIVFEKLVESSDEGNVLFEDLSQEHHFELINHSVQIHNTTPENQNLTRVQSIQIISDQCNPSVTPSTIPMKNLTPVKLNDILILPKTPTRKGRKNSIKTPFVLTSEQWKAQESEKIRIKKEKAEGIKKRKEERERKKLEKEKQQVPKKQTKTKKKPKDEISKILFSEKFYKFDTETIVENKENDQDLIDTNRMQGSRHNKTYTTDEIEKILTELDDD, from the coding sequence ATGAAGCCACGTACAAAAGCCATAAGTAATGTAAAGAATAATAAGGTAAAGCGGAAGATGTATTCCGAAGAAAATTTGCAAAAAGCCCTGGTAGAAATTACTAAGGGAATGAGTAAAAAACTTGCTGCCCGAACCTTCCAAGTGCCGCGTTCGACTATACAGTTTAGATTAAAGAATCCAGAGCATGGCTGTAAACCAGGCCCACCCACAGTTTTAAATAACGATGAAGAAGCGGCTTTAGTCGAATGGATTAAAGTTAGTAGCCAAAAAGGCTTCCCAAAAAGAAAAGACGATTTAATCAAAAGTGTTTCGCAATTTCTACAAAAAACCAATCGGGCGTCCTCATTTAAAAATGGCGAGaaatggtttaaattatttttagccaGACATCCTACCCTTGCTTTTCGTACGCCAGAAGCAGTTACAACTGCCAGTTCAACTGTGTCAGAAAATGATGTCAGGGGATGGTTTCGGCAAATTAACGACtactttattgaaaataatttgcttCACATTCTTTCTGAACCAGATCGAGTGTTAAATGGAGATGAAACAAATTTTGTGTTGTGCCCAAAAACAGGCCTCGTTTTGAGTTCGAAAGGAgagaaaaatgtttatgaagTTAATCACGCCCAGGCTAAAACTTCGTTGACTGTAATGTTTACTTTTAGTGCAGCTGGAAAGCTTACTCCACCAATGGTAATTTTTCCAAATAAAAGATTACCTGCAgaaataacttctaaaattcCAGAAGATTGGGGCGTGGGTCTCAGTGAGAATGGATGGATGAATAccgatattttttttgattatatcaAGAATGTCTTACATCCCCATCTGGTCAAAAATGGTACAAAATTTCCTGTAATACTTTTTGTAGACGGTCATAAGTCTCATTTAACATACAATGTAAGCGAACTGTGTTCATCTTTGCAGATAGTTCTAATTGCTTTATACCCAAATTGTACGAGGCTTTTACAACCTGCTGACGTTGCTGCATTTAAGCCTTTAAAAACAGAATGGCAAAAAAGTGTTTTAGAATGGCGTAGAACTAATCCATCTCAAGCACTAACTAAGAATCAATTTGTACCATTGCTTAAAGACACAATAGAAAAAAGTATAAAGCCGCAAACTATTATCAACGGGTTTAGAGCAACAGGGATTTGTCCGTGGGATGAAAATGCAGTAGATTACAGTAAATGCCTTGGAACAAAATGCATAAAAATGTCCAACTCTTCTGACATCACCCGAGAAAAAGACAAATTACTCTCAAAAGaagattttgttaaattagtaGGCAATAATAACATTGATTGCATAGAAAAAGGAGAGTTAACATCAGAAGagtcaattgttttaattaaaaaaatctggaATTTCTTTAGTTCATCAGCAAATATATCTTCAAATCAACAGCAAAATCTAGATGTAGAACCAgaacttataaataatgttgaagactttaataataatttagagatcgaaaatatgcaaatatttataaacgattgTCCAAATAGCATAGTTGAATCAGAAGAATCTAAGTTACACCCTATTTCAGAAgaaattgtttttgaaaaattagtAGAGTCCTCAGATGAAGGCAACGTGTTATTTGAAGATTTATCACAGGAACatcattttgaattaataaaccaCAGTGttcaaatacataatactaCTCCCGAAAATCAGAATTTAACAAGAGTTCagtcaatacaaattatttcagaTCAGTGTAATCCATCTGTCACACCTTCAACAATACCCATGAAAAATCTTACTCCCGTAAAGTTAAATGACATTTTGATATTACCCAAAACACCGACAAGAAAAGGACGTAAGAACTCTATAAAAACTCCGTTTGTACTAACCTCTGAACAGTGGAAAGCACAAGAAAGTGAAaaaatcagaataaaaaaagaaaaagcagaAGGGatcaagaaaagaaaagaagaaaGAGAACGAAAGAAATTAGAAAAAGAGAAACAACAGGTGCCAAAGAAacaaaccaaaacaaaaaagaaacctaAAGACGAAATATCTAAAATACTATTTTCTGAGAAATTCTATAAATTTGATACTGAAACCAttgttgaaaataaagaaaatgatcaGGATTTAATTGATACAAACAGAATGCAAGGAAGTCgtcataataaaacatacaccacggacgaaatagaaaaaatattgactgaATTAGATGATGATTGA